From Merismopedia glauca CCAP 1448/3, the proteins below share one genomic window:
- a CDS encoding CapA family protein, with protein MKRTKTISLSILILGAIAACTNTALESKPQKSSVEIKSTPSASPTPVVKKILLPPEPTTPVIAVNIFKEPNQSNPKDALKPVPLFGGNTNEFLDIRGVGDSAMAETHQQPIKATFGQRLQQFDPTGKSYKGDLSFLNWETTVGTRCNRFWAALGPASFAFISHPDNLIQAYQKGFNLIGLANNHARDCPQGDNKANGALVSSQHLEKLTQTIGGGWLWHGVGTQKLARVKTFNI; from the coding sequence ATGAAACGGACAAAAACTATTTCCCTCTCAATTTTGATTTTAGGGGCGATCGCCGCTTGTACCAATACAGCTTTAGAATCAAAGCCTCAAAAGAGTAGTGTTGAGATCAAGTCTACTCCCTCTGCCTCTCCGACACCAGTAGTTAAGAAAATCCTACTTCCCCCCGAACCTACAACTCCCGTAATTGCTGTCAATATCTTTAAAGAACCAAATCAAAGCAACCCTAAAGATGCTTTAAAACCTGTACCTCTATTTGGAGGTAACACCAACGAATTTTTAGACATTCGGGGTGTGGGCGATTCAGCAATGGCGGAAACTCATCAACAGCCAATTAAAGCCACTTTTGGACAGCGATTGCAACAATTCGATCCGACAGGAAAATCCTATAAAGGAGATTTATCTTTTCTCAATTGGGAAACTACAGTCGGCACTAGATGCAATAGATTTTGGGCAGCTTTAGGTCCTGCTTCTTTTGCCTTTATTTCCCATCCAGATAACCTGATTCAAGCTTATCAAAAAGGCTTTAATCTGATTGGTTTAGCTAATAATCATGCCCGCGATTGTCCCCAGGGAGACAATAAAGCTAACGGTGCTTTAGTCTCATCTCAGCACTTAGAAAAACTCACCCAAACTATTGGCGGTGGGTGGCTTTGGCATGGTGTTGGAACTCAAAAATTAGCCAGAGTTAAAACCTTTAATATTTAA
- a CDS encoding TM0106 family RecB-like putative nuclease translates to MLLYFQRCHRRTFLDTYGDLTQKDPLSDFHLRLQQERFAHQQAVLQAQIEQGATLHQKPVYPSQDWQAGAEATQEMMRQGVERIYRGVLTAEVDSDGKLVTLVSAPDLLVKQPGKSYFGDWVYVPIDIHLGKRPKLEYQIVAAYHAYLLSFVQGISSEKAWLILRGKGWYLVNLERSLPQMQEALQASLAMLVHGREPEVFISRQICNLCPWFSSCYQIAKSQEHLSLIPGVSPTRYQSLQKLGLNTAEAIANSDPAQLALEIGLDTAQQLVNQAKSLTNNCAIPRQPHFPANYLPNSPIEIYFDIEAEPDLNLDYLLGVLVVNQEEETQTFHPFFAEKPTDEGSIWEQFIDLVSSYPKAPIFHFSPYEAETVKRLAKLYQTPKGQTRALLARFVDLHKRLHSAVTLPVESYSLKSIARWMGFHWRYPQANGSLCICWYNNWLETGSSSWLDLIVAYNEDDCLATYQIKEWLAGFLQETM, encoded by the coding sequence ATGTTACTATATTTCCAACGTTGTCATCGTCGCACGTTTTTGGATACCTATGGCGATCTGACGCAAAAAGACCCTCTCTCTGATTTTCACCTCAGATTGCAGCAGGAGAGATTCGCTCATCAGCAAGCGGTTTTACAAGCACAAATCGAGCAAGGTGCTACTCTTCATCAAAAGCCAGTATATCCCAGTCAAGATTGGCAAGCTGGTGCCGAAGCTACCCAAGAAATGATGCGTCAGGGAGTGGAACGAATTTATCGGGGAGTGTTGACAGCAGAGGTTGACAGTGACGGAAAATTGGTGACTTTGGTGAGTGCGCCAGATTTACTAGTTAAACAGCCAGGAAAGTCTTATTTTGGAGATTGGGTATACGTACCAATCGATATTCACCTCGGTAAGCGCCCTAAGTTAGAATATCAAATCGTAGCGGCTTATCATGCCTATTTACTTAGCTTTGTGCAAGGAATATCTAGCGAGAAAGCTTGGTTAATTTTACGGGGGAAGGGATGGTATTTAGTAAATTTAGAGCGATCGCTTCCCCAAATGCAAGAAGCCTTGCAAGCTAGTTTGGCAATGTTGGTGCATGGGCGAGAACCGGAAGTATTCATTTCTCGTCAAATTTGTAATTTATGTCCTTGGTTCAGCAGTTGTTATCAAATTGCTAAGTCTCAAGAACATCTTTCGCTAATACCTGGTGTTTCTCCCACTCGCTACCAATCTTTACAAAAATTGGGGTTAAATACAGCAGAAGCGATCGCCAATAGCGATCCGGCTCAGTTAGCATTAGAGATAGGGTTAGATACGGCTCAACAACTAGTCAACCAGGCGAAATCTCTGACTAATAACTGTGCTATTCCTCGTCAACCGCATTTTCCAGCTAATTATTTACCAAACAGTCCTATAGAAATCTATTTTGATATTGAAGCAGAACCCGATCTCAATTTAGATTATTTGTTAGGAGTGTTAGTCGTCAATCAGGAAGAGGAAACACAAACATTTCACCCCTTTTTCGCCGAAAAACCCACAGATGAAGGCTCAATCTGGGAGCAATTTATTGATTTAGTTTCCTCTTACCCCAAGGCTCCAATTTTTCACTTCTCACCTTATGAAGCAGAAACAGTAAAAAGACTAGCCAAGCTATATCAGACTCCCAAAGGGCAAACCAGAGCTTTATTAGCTAGATTTGTGGATTTACACAAGCGATTACATTCTGCTGTCACCTTACCCGTTGAGAGTTACTCTCTCAAATCTATTGCTCGCTGGATGGGTTTTCATTGGCGCTACCCTCAAGCTAATGGTTCCCTGTGCATCTGTTGGTACAACAACTGGTTAGAAACTGGTTCTAGCTCTTGGCTCGACTTAATTGTCGCCTACAACGAAGATGATTGCCTAGCTACTTACCAAATTAAAGAGTGGTTAGCAGGATTCTTGCAGGAAACTATGTAG